In Lycium ferocissimum isolate CSIRO_LF1 chromosome 11, AGI_CSIRO_Lferr_CH_V1, whole genome shotgun sequence, a single genomic region encodes these proteins:
- the LOC132035882 gene encoding G-type lectin S-receptor-like serine/threonine-protein kinase At1g11410, with translation MSQKKEFLIVILVIFILFLVPFCTSTDTISFKQSLRDGDLLISSGKSFALGFFSPGNSSNKRYVGIWYNNVPELTVVWVANRDNPVNGTSGVLTIDLTGSLVILNRNTKIFCWKTNIYSAQLLNSGNFVLFRDPKREVIVWQSFDYPTNTILPNMKFGNDKKTGLNRSLTSWNSIEDPGSGEYVYKIEINGIVPQVFLYKNSNRIWRTGPWTGLGWSGVPEMKPGFIFTIDYVDNKSEVSVTFSMKDSVLSRLVLNESGMMNILNWQEGVQKWVQFWSAPKDSCDNYVHCGTFSNCNLYNLGEFECKCFPGYEPRNNRSWYLRDGSHGCLRKKDENVCKNGEGFAKLSNVRIPDTYTARLNRSMGLQECEKLCLNNCSCTAYASANVSVGGIGCITWYGDLIDTREFTDGGQDLYIRVSASTLAQFLKYKNGYDHRKRTIAIVTACISTILIVLVFACCLVIRKRRKDKEDQFTSLITLKRNLASYENSSRSNEMDGSEHADVLIFDLSTITSATDDFSDANKLGEGGFGSVYKGQLNNGQEIAVKRLSKNSGQGVEEFKNEVTLIARVQHRNLVRLFGCCIQRGEKTLVYEYLPNKGLDNFIFDKTKGSQLDWRKRFDIIVGIARGLSYLHHDSRVRIIHRDLKASNVLLDASMHPKISDFGTARIFGGDQIEANTNRVVGTYGYMSPEYAMEGHFSVKSDVFSFGVLLLEIITGRKNNTHYQDHSLNLVGYVWDSWNDEKALDVVDPSLGDWYETAEVLRCIQIGLLCVQSFADDRPMMSEVVFMLCNESKLADPGQPGFVFRSRNSSSLPYSSSASVGTSVNEISITANLAR, from the exons ATGTCCCAGAAAAAAGAGTTCTTGATAGTAATACTAGTAatatttatcttatttcttgTCCCATTTTGTACTTCAACTGATACAATCTCTTTCAAACAGTCTCTAAGAGATGGAGATTTGTTAATCTCTTCTGGAAAATCTTTTGCTCTTGGTTTCTTCAGCCCTGGAAATTCTTCTAACAAACGATATGTCGGAATTTGGTACAATAATGTCCCCGAACTAACCGTAGTTTGGGTCGCTAACCGAGACAACCCCGTAAATGGAACATCCGGGGTTCTCACTATCGACCTAACGGGTAGTCTTGTCATACTTAATCGAAATACCAAAATTTTCTGCTGGAAAACCAATATTTACTCTGCTCAGCTGTTGAATTCAGGGAATTTTGTGCTGTTTCGAGACCCGAAAAGGGAAGTTATTGTATGGCAGAGCTTTGATTATCCTACAAATACTATACTTCCTAACATGAAGTTTGGGAATGACAAGAAAACCGGTTTGAACCGGTCTCTAACGTCGTGGAATTCTATAGAGGATCCCGGTTCAGGGGAGTATGTGTACAAGATTGAGATAAATGGAATAGTTCCTCAAGTTTTCTTGTACAAGAATTCTAACAGGATATGGCGAACTGGGCCCTGGACGGGCCTTGGCTGGAGTGGTGTGCCCGAAATGAAGCCTGGATTTATTTTCACTATCGACTATGTTGATAATAAAAGTGAGGTCTCTGTGACATTCAGTATGAAGGACTCTGTTCTCTCACGATTAGTACTAAACGAATCGGGGATGATGAATATATTGAATTGGCAAGAAGGCGTGCAAAAATGGGTGCAATTTTGGTCCGCGCCTAAGGACTCATGTGATAACTATGTACATTGTGGGACATTTAGTAATTGCAACTTGTACAATTTGGGTGAATTCGAATGCAAGTGTTTTCCTGGGTACGAGCCAAGGAATAACCGGTCATGGTACTTGAGAGACGGTTCCCACGGGTGTTTGAGGAAGAAGGACGAGAACGTGTGCAAGAATGGCGAGGGGTTTGCCAAATTGAGTAATGTGAGAATCCCGGACACGTATACTGCGCGATTGAATAGGAGTATGGGATTGCAAGAATGTGAGAAATTGTGTTTGAATAATTGTTCTTGCACGGCTTATGCAAGTGCTAATGTTAGTGTAGGAGGAATTGGATGCATCACTTGGTATGGTGACTTGATAGACACAAGGGAGTTTACAGATGGAGGCCAAGATTTGTATATCAGAGTATCTGCATCTACTTTGG CTCAATTCTTGAAGTACAAAAATGGCTATGATCATAGGAAAAGAACAATAGCAATTGTGACAGCGTGCATTTCTACAATACTCATCGTGCTCGTGTTTGCTTGTTGTTTGGTAATAAGGaaaaggagaaaag ATAAGGAGGACCAGTTCACCAGTTTGATTACTTTGAAGAGGAATTTAGCATCCTATGAGAACTCTTCAAGAAGCAATGAGATGGATGGAAGTGAACATGCTGATGTGTTAATCTTTGATCTAAGCACTATCACTTCTGCCACTGATGATTTCTCTGACGCTAATAAACTCGGTGAAGGAGGCTTTGGCAGCGTTTACAAG GGTCAGCTAAATAACGGGCAAGAGATAGCGGTCAAAAGACTTTCGAAAAATTCAGGGCAAGGAGTAGAGGAATTCAAGAATGAAGTAACGTTAATCGCGAGAGTACAACACAGAAATCTTGTGAGGCTTTTTGGATGTTGCATACAAAGAGGAGAGAAGACGTTGGTCTATGAATACTTGCCAAATAAAGGCTTGGACAATTTTATCTTTG ATAAAACTAAAGGATCTCAGCTAGATTGGAGAAAACGGTTTGATATTATAGTTGGAATTGCACGAGGATTGTCATACCTTCACCATGACTCTCGAGTAAGAATCATACATAGggatctaaaagccagcaatGTGTTACTAGATGCATCTATGCACCCAAAAATATCAGATTTTGGAACTGCTAGAATATTTGGAGGTGACCAAATTGAAGCAAACACGAATCGAGTTGTTGGAACATA TGGCTATATGTCACCAGAGTATGCAATGGAAGGGCATTTTTCAGTGAAGTCTGATGTTTTCAGTTTTGGAGTTCTGTTGTTGGAGATCATCACTGGAAGGAAGAACAATACTCATTATCAGGACCATTCTTTAAATTTAGTCGGATAC gtTTGGGATTCATGGAATGATGAGAAAGCTTTAGATGTAGTTGATCCCTCATTAGGGGACTGGTATGAAACTGCTGAAGTTTTGAGATGCATCCAAATTGGACTATTGTGTGTACAATCATTTGCAGATGACAGACCAATGATGTCTGAAGTTGTCTTCATGCTGTGCAATGAATCAAAACTTGCTGATCCTGGACAACCTGGTTTTGTATTCAGATCAAGAaattcttcttcacttccttaCTCATCGTCCGCTAGTGTCGGGACTTCTGTAAATGAGATTTCTATTACTGCAAATCTTGCTCGGTAA